The following is a genomic window from Sneathia sanguinegens.
CATGAATTATAGTCTACATCTTTTGTAAATTCATCATATATTCTTGCAAAATCGTCATGCATTAGCATAACTCATTTCTAACTACATCACTTAATTCTTTTACATACTTATCAACTAATTTTTGTTCTTTAGCTTCAACCATTACTCTTATCAATGATTCAGTTCCTGATGGTCTAACTAAAATTCTTCCAACTCCAGTTAATTCTTCGCTAGCCTTCTTTATTGCATTGATTATTACTTCATTTTCATGCCATGTTAGCTTCTTTTCTTTTGCAACTTGTATATTTTCCATTTTTTGAGGCCATAATGTTATTTTTTCTACTAATTCGCTTAATTTTTTCTTTGATTCTATTACAGCTTGAACTAATTGTATTGATGATAAAATTCCGTCCCCTGTTGTATTATGGTCAAGCATTATTATATGTCCAGATTGTTCTCCACCTAAGTTTAGTGATTGTTGTTGCATTTTTTCTAGTACATATCTGTCGCCTACATTTGATCTTACTAATCTTATTCCTTTTTTATGTAAATATTTTTCAAAGCCCATATTACTTAGTACTGTTGTTACTACAGTGTTTGAATTAAGTAATCCACGTTTTTTAAGATTCATTGCAATTATTGCTATTGTTAAATCTCCATCTATTATATTACCTTTTTCATCAACAGCTATTAATCTATCTGCATCACCATCATATGCAAGACCTATATTAGCTTTGTATAATTTAACCATTTCTTGTAATAGTTGTGGATGTGTTGAACCACAGTTAACATTAATATTCTTCCCATTTGGAATATTATTAATAACTATTACATCTGCTCCCAAGCCTTGGAAAACCTTTGCTGCCACACGGTATGCTGCTCCATTTGCTGTATCTATAACTATCTTAAAGCCATTGAATTTTATATGTGCTGTACTTCTTAAAAATCTTCTATACATCTTCATATCGTCTTCAACGAAGATAAATCTACCTAATCTTTCTGCTGGAACTAGATTTTGCATCATTAATTCTTTATTATCCATATATCCTTCTAATTCTTCTTCTATTTCATCTGGTAATTTGAATCCATCACTACTGAATATTTTTATACCATTATCTTTTATAGGATTATGTGAAGCTGATATCATAACACCTGCATCAACACCTTTTACTCTTGTTAAATAGCTTATCCCTGGTGTAGGTAAAACTCCAACGAAGTCAATATTTACTCCAATTGCAGTAAGTCCTGCTGAAAATGCAGATCTTATCATATATCCTGATATTCTTGTATCTGTTCCTAATACTATTTTAGGTTTAACATCCTTATTCTTATTATTCTTGTTTAAATAATATCCTAATGCTAGTCCCAATCTTGTAACAAGTTCTATATTCAAATCTTTATTTGCTTCTCCTCTAATACCATCTGTACCGAAATATTTTCTACTCATTTTTTTACCCTCCTAATGATATATTCTAATATATATTCTATAGATATTTCTTTAACTATTTTTATTTCATCACTTTCTAAAATATAGCTATCATTTACCTGTTTTACTTTATATAGCTTATCAGCTATTAAACAATAGCTATTATTTAAATTTTCATTTGTATATTTTTTAAAAGCTAAAATATCACCTTTAACAAAATCAAAAATATCAAAGTCAATATTAACAAAAAGGCTTAAATTGGTTAATGTATTAAATAAATTTCCTCCTCTAGAGTAAATTTTTTCACTACCATCACTTTTTAAGCCCTCCTTAGTTAATATTTTTTTTATTAGCTCATAGTTTTTAGCTTTTAAGCGTTCTTTTTCATAAGCTTTTAATTGTTCTCTGTCTTCACCTTCTATACCAAGTGAAATAATCAATTTATTTAAAAGATTTTTAGAAGCTTTTCTTTTATCATTCATAATATTGCTCAGATATTGTGGACTTATTCCCAAAAGCTTAGCTAAATCATCTCTTTTTATTTTTTTCTTTATATATTTTTTTAAAATATTACCTGTAGTTTGCATTAATAATCAAGTTCTCCATTTTCCTGCATTTCTATTAGCATATTTATTTCATCTATAACTATATCTGGATCTAAACCATGTACAGCTATACCTTCATATACTGTTTCCATTTCAGAAATGAAACAACCTGTGCAACCTAGTCCATATCTCATCAATACTTCTGTTATTATGGGATATTTTTCGACAGCTTCTAATATACTCATATCACCTGTAACTCTTTTTTCCATAAAAACCTCCTATATTGGATCAAGATGGAATTTACCATAAAAATCTTCTGTCTTATATATATTTATAATAGCATTGGAATCTATTCGATTTATAATATCAACAACTTTTCTAACATCACTACTAGATACCACTGCATAAAGTATACCATATTCTTTCTTTGAATAACCACCTTCTCCTCTTGCTTTTGTAATTCCATGATGAATTACTTTCATATATTCTTGAATTATTTCATCAGGACATGCTGTTATAACCTGTATAGTAACTCTTACATACCTAGTATAAAATTTATTCACTGTATAAGTCGTTACAAATTGAAAAATTAATGAATAGCCCGCCTTATCCCAGCCAAATAAGAAACCTAATGCTAATAAAAGAATAGCATTAAATGCAAAAATATATTCCCAAATAGTTTTACTTATCTTATTTGCAACATACAATGCAATAAAATCTGTTCCACCAGTTGAACCACCAGCTCTTAATGCCATAACTAATTGTAACCCATAAATAAAGGCTCCAACAGTTACATTAAGTATTACTGAAGTAAATATTGGTTTGAAATTAAATATTACTAGGAATATTGAAGCTAGTACTATTTGTAACAAAGACATAAGCGTAAATTTTTTACTAATAGACTTCGCACACACCAATGCAACTGGCAAATTAAGGACTATTAAGAATACCGAAATTGATATATTAACATGTACTATATTCAACCCCATATGTAATAATAGTGCTAAACCAGTAAACCCCATGGCTATTAAACCTGAAGACTTCATCATTGATTGTATAACAAAACATTGAATAAATGCCGATCCAACAATTAACAAGATGTTTTTAATAAGCTTCGTTGTACAAATTTTCATTAAATCATTCCTTCTTTTATTATTAATATAATTATATCATTTTTAAGTCTTTTTTTCTATAATTAGGCTATTTACATTCAAATTATTCTTTTTAAAAATTTAATGTATAATATTGTGTTTTATCTCTAAATCTTTACACACAAACATACCTCGCCGAATTTATATTTTAATTATATCATACTTTTATTTTTTTCTTAACAGTAAAAAAAAACGCCATTCGGCGTTTTCTTAAAATTGATTTATTCTATCTAAACATCTTTTCTTACCTATTATAGAAATTACTGTATATAAGTCTGCACCTCTTGATTTTCCTGTCAATACCGCTCTTAATGGCATTAATACTGCTGATGGTCCTTCTTGTAATTCATCTTGTAATTCTTGTAATATGTTTTTTGCTTCTTCTTCTGATATTTCTTCATTATATTTTTCTAATTTTTGTTTGAACAAGTCAATTGCTTTCTTACCAACTTCAGAATTAAGTGCATCAAGTATTCTTGTTACTGATTTTCTTTCTTTTTTATTCATTCCTTCTTCAATTTTAGGTAAATCAAATTTATCAATGAAGTAAATATCACTTAATTTTGCTAGCTCTTTTAAAGTATGTGCTCCTTCTCTTATTATTTCAACTATTCTTTCAAATTTTTCTTCCTTTAATCCTGAAAGATCATATAGTTTTTCATAAAAAGGTCTTGCAAGTTCAGCCAATTCTTTTACTGGTTTCAATCTCATATGATGATTATTAACCCATGCTAATTTAACTAAGTCAAATACTGGTCCACCCAAAGAAATTCTATCAAAAGTAAATTCTTTTACCATTTCATCCAAGGTAAATATTTCTTTTTCACCTTCCATGCTCCATCCCATTAATGCTAAGAAGTTTAACATTCCTTCTTTTAAATACCCTTCTTCTCTATAATAGTTCAATGACACTGGATTCTTTCTCTTTGAGATCTTAGTTTTATCTGCATTTCTAAGAAGAGGCATATGATACCAATTAGGTTCTTGCCATCCAAATGCTTTATACAATTGTACATGCTTAGGTGTTGAAGCTATCCATTCTTCTGCTCTAATTACATCTGTTATTCCCATCAAATGATCATCTACAATATTTGCTAAGTGATATGTAGGGAATCCGTCTGATTTTAATAGCACTTGATCATCAATACCACTATTATCAAATGCAATATCTCCTCTTAACTTATCCTTTACTATTGTTTGACCATCATATGGCATCTTTAATCTTATTGTATACGGTATATTTTTCTTTTTTAAGTCTTCTACTTCTTCTTTTGTTAATTTTCTACAATGTCCATCATACCCTGGTGCTTGATGCATTGCTTCTTGTCTTTCTCTTAAAGCTTTTAATCTTTCTTGAGTACAAAAACAGTAATATGCTTCTCCTTTTTCAACTAATTGTTCTGCATATTTAGCATACATTCCCATTCTTTCAGATTGTCTATATGGACCACAAGGCCCTCCTACATCTGGCCCTTCCTCATAATTTAGACCTAGCCATTTCATTGCATCAAATATTTGTTGTTCAGATGTTTCTGAATATCTTGTTCTATCTGTGTCTTCTATACGGAGTATGAATTTACCTCCATTATGTTTTGCAAATGCGTAATTGAATAATCCAATATACGCTGTACCTACATGTGGATCTCCTGTTGGTGAGGGAGCTATTCTTACTTTAACTTTTCTATCTTCCATTAAATTAGGTTCTCCTTTTTTCATATATGTTTTATGATAACATTAATATTTTTACTTGTCAATTTATGCTTCTTTCACACAAAAACTGTATAATGTTTAAATGTATAATCCCATTTTGGCTAAAATTTATTTTATCCATTGATAATACATATTTTGGATAGTTATCTTCAACTTTTTGATATACACCAAATTCTCTATTTCTAGTTTCTTCTGTTTCTAGTAAATATGAGACTTGATAATATTCTTTTTTATCTCCTTTTACTGCTATGAAGTCAATCTCTTTGTCATTGACTCTACCTATATTGACCTTATACCCTCTTGATAAAAGCTCTATATATACAATGTTTTCTAATATTCTTTCAATATTTTTTTCATTTGAAAATCCTTTTGCGTATCTTAATCCATGATCTGTGATAAAGTATTTTTCATCTACACTTAAAATTTTTTTGCCTACAACATCATATCTTGGTACTTTTTTTATAATATACGCACTTTTTGCATATTCTAAATAGTTTAATATTGTATCAACAGAAATATTTCTATTTTCATTTTTCAAAAATTTTTGTATGCTTCTTGAAGAAAATGTTTGCCCTATATTCTCAAATACATAAGTTAAAATACGATTAAACATATCAACATCTCTTACCTTATTGTATTCAATAACATCCTTTACTATTACAGTATTATACAAATCTTGTAGATATTTAGCACATGAATTTTCATCTAAATCAAAATACTTAAGAAATGGTATACCACCTATATTTATATATTTTTTAAATAGTTCTTCATAAACTAAATTTTTATCTGAATAAAGTTTTAAAAATTCTCTAAAATTAAATGGCTGTATCTCAATTTGTATATATCTTCCTGATAACAAAGTAGAAATTTTAGATGACATCAAACTTGAATTTGAACCAGTAATATATATATCATAATTCTCATCAACTCTTAGTGCATTTATGACTCTTTCCCAATTTTTAACTAATTGTATTTCATCAAAGAACATATATACCTTATTTTTTTTATCTTTTAGTAAAGGGTTTAAATACTCTACCAGTTCTATATCTGTTTTAATTTTCAATAATTCCAATGTTTCAAAGTTAAGATATATTTTATTACTCTCGTCAATATCTTTCAAAATTTTTTGTGATATTATCTTAAGAAACGTAGATTTTCCTACACGTCTCATTCCTGTTATAACTTTTATTACAGGCTTATTAATAAAGGGCTTTATTTTATCAATATATTCTTTTCTTTCAACAAAATCCATAGCACCACCTCATGTAGATTATACTATGGATTTTTATGTATTTCAACATCTTTGTAGACTATACTCGACAAATTACTTTAATGTGTGTCTATAAATCTCTTGATTTCTTCCTTGTATTCTTTTGCTTTTTCTTCACCTATTGCATAAATATATACCTTTAATTTAGGTTCTGTTCCTGATGGTCTAATTAAAATTCTTGTTTTATCAGGATAGTCAAATTGTAGTACATTTGATTTTGGTAAATTAGTGTTATCATTTAAGTAGTCTATCTTCTTAATATCTAACTTTCTAAATTCTTCCATAATCTTTTTAATTTGTTCTTTTCCTTTTTCGCCTTCAATAGTAAGATTTATTCTTTTTTCCCTGTAATTTCCATATTTATTTTGTATATTTTTTAATTGTTCTATTAAATTACTTCCATTTTTCTTGTAATATGCTGCCATTTCAGCAACCATCATAGTAGCACTAACTCCATCTTTATCTCTTGTTGTTGTTCCATAAAGAAAGCCAAAGCTTTCTTCAAAACCAAACAAGTAGTCTTCTTCACTATTCTTTATTATCTCACCTATATACTTAAATCCTGTCAAAGTCTTTTTAACCCGTATACCCTTAACATTCTCTACCATAGGTGTAGATACTATTGTAGTGGCAACGACATTTCTTTTTGATGTATCTCTTGTTTTTAGGATATAGTCTAGGACTAACATCCCTATTTCATTACCTGTTAAATATATATATTCACCCTTATTTGGGATAACAACACCTATCCTATCAGAATCTGGATCATTACCTATAATTATATCGGTATTATTATCCACATATTTGATAGCTTCATCAAAAGCTTCCTTATACTCTGGATTTGGACTTTTTACAGTAGGAAAGTTCCCATCTGGTTTAAATTGTGTATCAAC
Proteins encoded in this region:
- the glmM gene encoding phosphoglucosamine mutase; the encoded protein is MSRKYFGTDGIRGEANKDLNIELVTRLGLALGYYLNKNNKNKDVKPKIVLGTDTRISGYMIRSAFSAGLTAIGVNIDFVGVLPTPGISYLTRVKGVDAGVMISASHNPIKDNGIKIFSSDGFKLPDEIEEELEGYMDNKELMMQNLVPAERLGRFIFVEDDMKMYRRFLRSTAHIKFNGFKIVIDTANGAAYRVAAKVFQGLGADVIVINNIPNGKNINVNCGSTHPQLLQEMVKLYKANIGLAYDGDADRLIAVDEKGNIIDGDLTIAIIAMNLKKRGLLNSNTVVTTVLSNMGFEKYLHKKGIRLVRSNVGDRYVLEKMQQQSLNLGGEQSGHIIMLDHNTTGDGILSSIQLVQAVIESKKKLSELVEKITLWPQKMENIQVAKEKKLTWHENEVIINAIKKASEELTGVGRILVRPSGTESLIRVMVEAKEQKLVDKYVKELSDVVRNELC
- a CDS encoding helix-turn-helix domain-containing protein — encoded protein: MQTTGNILKKYIKKKIKRDDLAKLLGISPQYLSNIMNDKRKASKNLLNKLIISLGIEGEDREQLKAYEKERLKAKNYELIKKILTKEGLKSDGSEKIYSRGGNLFNTLTNLSLFVNIDFDIFDFVKGDILAFKKYTNENLNNSYCLIADKLYKVKQVNDSYILESDEIKIVKEISIEYILEYIIRRVKK
- a CDS encoding DUF1858 domain-containing protein, producing MEKRVTGDMSILEAVEKYPIITEVLMRYGLGCTGCFISEMETVYEGIAVHGLDPDIVIDEINMLIEMQENGELDY
- a CDS encoding YitT family protein, translated to MKICTTKLIKNILLIVGSAFIQCFVIQSMMKSSGLIAMGFTGLALLLHMGLNIVHVNISISVFLIVLNLPVALVCAKSISKKFTLMSLLQIVLASIFLVIFNFKPIFTSVILNVTVGAFIYGLQLVMALRAGGSTGGTDFIALYVANKISKTIWEYIFAFNAILLLALGFLFGWDKAGYSLIFQFVTTYTVNKFYTRYVRVTIQVITACPDEIIQEYMKVIHHGITKARGEGGYSKKEYGILYAVVSSSDVRKVVDIINRIDSNAIINIYKTEDFYGKFHLDPI
- the gltX gene encoding glutamate--tRNA ligase, whose amino-acid sequence is MEDRKVKVRIAPSPTGDPHVGTAYIGLFNYAFAKHNGGKFILRIEDTDRTRYSETSEQQIFDAMKWLGLNYEEGPDVGGPCGPYRQSERMGMYAKYAEQLVEKGEAYYCFCTQERLKALRERQEAMHQAPGYDGHCRKLTKEEVEDLKKKNIPYTIRLKMPYDGQTIVKDKLRGDIAFDNSGIDDQVLLKSDGFPTYHLANIVDDHLMGITDVIRAEEWIASTPKHVQLYKAFGWQEPNWYHMPLLRNADKTKISKRKNPVSLNYYREEGYLKEGMLNFLALMGWSMEGEKEIFTLDEMVKEFTFDRISLGGPVFDLVKLAWVNNHHMRLKPVKELAELARPFYEKLYDLSGLKEEKFERIVEIIREGAHTLKELAKLSDIYFIDKFDLPKIEEGMNKKERKSVTRILDALNSEVGKKAIDLFKQKLEKYNEEISEEEAKNILQELQDELQEGPSAVLMPLRAVLTGKSRGADLYTVISIIGKKRCLDRINQF
- a CDS encoding ATP-binding protein produces the protein MDFVERKEYIDKIKPFINKPVIKVITGMRRVGKSTFLKIISQKILKDIDESNKIYLNFETLELLKIKTDIELVEYLNPLLKDKKNKVYMFFDEIQLVKNWERVINALRVDENYDIYITGSNSSLMSSKISTLLSGRYIQIEIQPFNFREFLKLYSDKNLVYEELFKKYINIGGIPFLKYFDLDENSCAKYLQDLYNTVIVKDVIEYNKVRDVDMFNRILTYVFENIGQTFSSRSIQKFLKNENRNISVDTILNYLEYAKSAYIIKKVPRYDVVGKKILSVDEKYFITDHGLRYAKGFSNEKNIERILENIVYIELLSRGYKVNIGRVNDKEIDFIAVKGDKKEYYQVSYLLETEETRNREFGVYQKVEDNYPKYVLSMDKINFSQNGIIHLNIIQFLCERSIN
- a CDS encoding phospho-sugar mutase — encoded protein: MLYKKWLESEYIDEDDKKTILKMSKEELEENFCKYISFGTGGIRAKMGLGTNKLNKYIIRRASQGLANYLKKRYNTDISVVIARDCRINSELFQNETAKVLSSNGIKVYIYDGVRSTPEMTYAIIKLKTKAGIAITASHNTKEYNGYKVYLEDGGQVVPPYVNEIIDEINKVELKDIKYENTELVEVLDKNIDEAFIEDIKKLSIKQGNVNIVYTPLHGTAGIPVTKILKEMGYTVKIVDTQFKPDGNFPTVKSPNPEYKEAFDEAIKYVDNNTDIIIGNDPDSDRIGVVIPNKGEYIYLTGNEIGMLVLDYILKTRDTSKRNVVATTIVSTPMVENVKGIRVKKTLTGFKYIGEIIKNSEEDYLFGFEESFGFLYGTTTRDKDGVSATMMVAEMAAYYKKNGSNLIEQLKNIQNKYGNYREKRINLTIEGEKGKEQIKKIMEEFRKLDIKKIDYLNDNTNLPKSNVLQFDYPDKTRILIRPSGTEPKLKVYIYAIGEEKAKEYKEEIKRFIDTH